The Microtus ochrogaster isolate Prairie Vole_2 unplaced genomic scaffold, MicOch1.0 UNK27, whole genome shotgun sequence genome contains a region encoding:
- the Mmd2 gene encoding monocyte to macrophage differentiation factor 2 isoform X2 encodes MFTLARLLDFQKTKYARFMNDRVPAHKRYQPTEYEHAANCATHAFWIIPSILGSSNLYFLSDDDWETISAWIYGLGLCGLFVVSTIFHTVSWKKSHLRMVEHCLHMIDRMVIYFFIAASYAPWLNLRELGPWASHMRWLVWIMASVGTIYVFFFHERYKLVELLCYVVMGFFPALVILSMPNTEGIWELMTGGVFYCLGMVFFKSDGRIPFAHAIWHLFVAFGAGTHYYAIWRYLYLPSTLQTKVSK; translated from the exons GTTTATGAATGACCGAGTCCCAGCGCACAAGAGGTACCAGCCCACAGAGTATGAACATGCAGCCAACTGTGCCACCCACGCT TTCTGGATCATTCCCAGCATCCTCGGCAGCTccaacctctacttcctgtcgGATGATGACTGGGAGACCATATCTGCTTGGATCTACGGCCTTGGCCTCTGCGGCCTCTTTGTGGTATCCACCATTTTTCACACCGTCTCCTGGAAGAAGAGCCATCTCAG GATGGTAGAACACTGCCTGCACATGATCGACAGGATGGTCATTTACTTCTTCATCGCGGCCTCCTACGCTCCTTG gCTGAACCTCCGGGAGCTGGGCCCCTGGGCTTCCCACATGCGCTGGCTGGTCTGGATTATGGCCTCTGTTGGTACTATCTATGTCTTCTTCTTCCATGAACG GTACAAGCTTGTGGAGCTGCTCTGCTATGTGGTGATGGGCTTTTTCCCCGCCCTTGTCATCCTCTCCATG CCCAACACCGAGGGCATCTGGGAGCTGATGACAGGAGGGGTCTTCTACTGCTTGGGCATGGTCTTCTTCAAGAGTGACGGGAGGATTCCCTTTGCTCATGCCATCTGGCACCTCTTTGTGGCATTTGGTGCTGGTACTCACTACTATGCCATCTGGAGGTACCTCTACTTGCCCAGCACACTGCAGACCAAGGTGTCCAAATGA